A part of Methanothermobacter thermautotrophicus genomic DNA contains:
- a CDS encoding DUF1616 domain-containing protein has translation MKLKAKILLLVTGILSALLITAPHFYLRVAGLILCLLVTGYSFLRLTGFADTIITPIPGLLILTLNAFLLNYTPLRNLRALYALPAILIPIILLLKRPVNDADLGSARMNASEPEGRDHPPESTQIKTARELAKRDQPVESQDDSSERKGGLEETRGREHAPLRDILLSAILCGATTLLIALIHLNQVRFVLIIILIAASSYGLAAALLLRLRDYGRLRRAALTIPFVLLLTLLAGTAGRYGLVVLGAAGILSALVAYIRRTRQRIGEIESQQMSEKDILERYGLIEDEVVVEVPELPEKDLRAVDPSRIKKKALRMVKRRKLDEEAGRASHDDPHKGEAGRNLAGFSDLLVMMLISILTLTSISLPYRVGEALFYLQVLLIPGYILTSAIAPLRDQISIPERLFLGFSTSIIISSVIALLMGGHVTFKPLPAGIIGTISLVLTPVAFIRRYRAGGLAYSVDPRRIPSPRRLSRDGKLSLILSVILVTLVAVTVYITLNPAPSERFTEFYILGPGGKAYGYPENVTAGEEVEVIVGVVNREYRNETYRMVVRMGGDVLRNETIKLGNGEKWEKRVNFTVTEAGEDQKLEFLLYRLPDTKKPYRSLHLFINVR, from the coding sequence GTGAAGTTAAAAGCAAAAATCTTACTCCTCGTAACGGGTATACTCTCAGCTCTTCTGATAACAGCGCCCCACTTTTACCTGCGGGTGGCGGGACTCATACTTTGCCTGCTGGTCACAGGTTACAGTTTCCTCAGACTGACCGGTTTTGCTGACACCATAATCACCCCCATACCAGGGCTTCTAATACTGACCCTCAACGCATTCCTTCTGAACTACACGCCCCTGCGTAATTTGAGGGCCCTCTACGCCCTCCCCGCCATACTCATACCAATCATCCTGCTCCTGAAACGCCCCGTAAATGATGCTGATCTTGGAAGTGCCAGGATGAACGCCAGTGAACCTGAGGGAAGGGATCATCCACCGGAAAGCACCCAGATAAAAACAGCCAGAGAACTCGCAAAAAGAGACCAGCCCGTGGAAAGCCAGGATGACTCCTCTGAAAGAAAAGGCGGTTTAGAGGAAACCCGTGGGAGAGAACATGCACCATTAAGGGACATCCTGCTTTCAGCCATCCTTTGTGGTGCCACAACACTCCTTATAGCACTAATCCACCTGAACCAGGTCAGGTTTGTCCTTATCATAATACTTATAGCCGCCTCATCCTATGGCCTCGCAGCTGCCCTTCTACTGAGACTCCGGGACTATGGAAGGCTCAGGAGGGCCGCATTAACCATACCATTCGTCCTTCTACTCACGCTGCTAGCTGGCACCGCAGGCAGGTACGGGTTGGTGGTCCTTGGTGCAGCAGGTATACTATCAGCCCTTGTTGCCTACATCAGGAGGACCAGGCAGAGGATAGGTGAGATAGAGTCGCAGCAGATGTCAGAGAAGGACATCCTGGAGAGGTACGGGCTCATCGAAGATGAGGTTGTAGTGGAGGTCCCTGAGCTACCTGAAAAGGATCTCAGGGCAGTTGACCCTTCACGGATAAAGAAGAAGGCCCTCAGGATGGTTAAAAGGAGAAAGCTCGATGAAGAGGCGGGGAGGGCGTCCCATGATGACCCCCATAAGGGAGAAGCAGGCAGGAACCTTGCAGGTTTCAGTGACCTCCTGGTTATGATGCTCATCAGCATCCTCACCCTCACATCAATAAGCCTTCCCTACAGAGTCGGGGAGGCCCTTTTCTACCTCCAGGTGCTCCTCATACCAGGCTACATTTTAACCTCAGCCATAGCACCCCTCAGGGACCAGATCAGCATCCCTGAGAGACTCTTCCTGGGATTCTCAACCAGCATAATCATATCATCGGTGATAGCGCTCCTCATGGGGGGGCATGTCACATTCAAGCCCCTCCCTGCAGGGATCATAGGGACCATCAGCCTGGTACTGACACCGGTGGCCTTTATCAGGCGTTACAGGGCCGGTGGACTTGCATACTCAGTTGACCCGAGGCGCATCCCATCACCCCGCAGACTCTCAAGGGATGGTAAGCTATCCCTGATCCTCTCGGTTATACTGGTGACCCTCGTTGCAGTGACGGTCTACATAACCCTAAACCCGGCGCCCTCTGAGCGGTTCACAGAGTTCTACATCCTGGGACCTGGTGGTAAGGCCTACGGTTACCCTGAGAACGTTACTGCCGGTGAGGAGGTTGAGGTCATTGTCGGTGTGGTTAACAGGGAGTACCGTAACGAAACCTACCGGATGGTTGTCAGGATGGGCGGAGATGTTTTAAGGAATGAAACCATAAAACTGGGTAACGGTGAGAAGTGGGAGAAGAGGGTTAATTTCACAGTGACAGAGGCTGGAGAGGACCAGAAACTAGAATTCCTTCTATACAGGTTACCTGATACAAAGAAGCCCTACAGGTCCCTCCACCTCTTCATAAACGTCAGATGA
- the ehaA gene encoding energy-converting NiFe hydrogenase A subunit EhaA has translation MIIHVTYLSGYLAAIISSIIVSVILGLPLTPERPVRHSWTPSAIFPTPVIALGLTAISLKLGVTGIYGADLGAVAGVLSAIMTAYFLEDIFPRPEDS, from the coding sequence ATGATTATTCATGTTACATATCTTTCAGGTTACCTGGCAGCCATTATTTCATCGATAATCGTTTCAGTGATACTGGGACTTCCCCTGACGCCTGAAAGGCCGGTCAGGCACTCATGGACACCGTCGGCCATCTTCCCGACACCCGTAATTGCACTGGGACTCACAGCCATATCCCTGAAGCTGGGTGTCACCGGCATCTATGGGGCTGACCTCGGAGCCGTGGCAGGGGTCCTATCAGCAATAATGACTGCATACTTCCTTGAGGATATATTCCCCAGACCGGAGGACTCATGA
- a CDS encoding DUF2109 family protein: MLIQITGIIVVLMALRALLAQDRAERLLYLNAMSFGISAMIALYVGTAFGAVLAAVYFVASTITSNAIAHTLDRVERK; encoded by the coding sequence ATGTTGATCCAGATAACAGGGATAATAGTGGTGCTCATGGCCTTGAGGGCTCTCCTGGCCCAGGACCGGGCTGAGAGGCTCCTGTACCTCAATGCCATGAGCTTCGGAATATCTGCGATGATAGCCCTCTACGTTGGAACCGCCTTTGGCGCTGTCCTTGCAGCGGTCTACTTCGTTGCATCAACCATAACATCCAATGCAATCGCCCACACCCTTGACCGTGTTGAGAGGAAATAG
- a CDS encoding DUF2108 domain-containing protein, with protein sequence MFMNPLDLLNITNVGVFVIFTGAAGVILLSKPLDKIIMFSLLQGGFVMVLAAARYLDVAMAAALFDPISTIILLMAVMRINDIRTSRGEEVA encoded by the coding sequence ATGTTTATGAATCCGCTGGACCTCCTTAACATTACAAACGTTGGTGTCTTTGTCATATTCACGGGAGCCGCAGGCGTCATACTCCTCTCAAAGCCCCTTGATAAGATAATAATGTTTTCACTCCTCCAGGGGGGCTTTGTGATGGTCCTTGCAGCTGCAAGGTACCTTGACGTTGCCATGGCAGCGGCCCTCTTTGACCCGATATCAACCATAATACTGCTGATGGCCGTTATGAGGATAAATGACATAAGGACTTCGAGGGGTGAGGAAGTTGCCTGA
- a CDS encoding EhaE family protein — MLETQIWFYAGAALVIIGSIATVAGPGVRDPIVRILNTEIPAVGVSLIFLTYNHTLALLTFIAATTIMTLVLLRAVIRLEEMGVEA; from the coding sequence TTGCTTGAGACCCAGATATGGTTCTATGCAGGGGCGGCCCTTGTGATAATCGGTTCAATTGCAACCGTGGCGGGTCCTGGTGTGAGGGACCCCATTGTGAGGATCCTCAACACAGAGATACCTGCTGTCGGTGTTTCACTCATATTCCTCACCTACAACCACACCCTCGCCCTCCTGACCTTCATCGCGGCAACAACCATAATGACACTGGTACTCCTCAGGGCGGTTATAAGGCTTGAGGAGATGGGGGTGGAGGCATGA
- a CDS encoding DUF2106 family protein: MSLGRILNELANPRRIPRLFAFSLGLILLVGFLVPMALNPDQLYPRPVPQEQINSNDPLAPYDRGGVPLEKPGNVKSQYPQFEVNLGKITAYLSPLAITVKELTVYFGTSIYSSPGGLIDEILYYTRGLDTVLESSILMMAFTIASWVALNFTMRRRRS; this comes from the coding sequence ATGAGCCTTGGAAGGATCCTCAATGAACTTGCAAACCCCAGGAGGATACCCAGACTCTTCGCCTTCTCCCTTGGCCTGATACTGCTCGTCGGGTTCCTTGTGCCCATGGCCCTGAACCCTGACCAGCTCTACCCGAGGCCAGTGCCCCAGGAGCAGATAAACAGCAATGACCCCCTGGCACCCTATGACCGTGGGGGAGTACCCCTGGAGAAGCCAGGTAATGTGAAGTCCCAGTACCCCCAGTTCGAGGTTAACCTGGGTAAGATAACAGCCTACCTCTCACCCCTGGCCATAACTGTTAAGGAACTCACTGTGTACTTCGGTACATCCATATACTCATCCCCCGGCGGACTGATAGATGAGATACTCTACTACACCAGGGGCCTTGACACGGTCCTGGAGTCAAGCATCCTCATGATGGCCTTCACCATAGCCTCATGGGTAGCCCTTAACTTCACAATGAGGAGGCGCAGATCATGA
- a CDS encoding EhaG family protein yields MMVPEFTLSLFQPAIYTGLIAGFIGLLGISFQKNDLSALIITDIVGIAMLVIVAAVGTDLAEALILPGLVVELAEIMAISEILISREMRILGEVPVVEHRPMELEVFRTAPNFLALILIAYGVFLTGFTGGAVAGAGILFYVATRRARGLPAVEWDGIAGISGVTWCLWLAGFLIFFIAPQLWLPALFMSGCGILIKVASKMGLIGVLAREEIREAGGDE; encoded by the coding sequence ATGATGGTCCCGGAATTCACCCTTTCACTGTTCCAGCCCGCCATCTACACGGGCCTCATAGCAGGATTCATAGGGCTTCTCGGAATATCATTCCAGAAGAATGACCTTAGCGCACTTATAATCACGGATATAGTTGGAATAGCAATGCTCGTAATCGTTGCAGCCGTTGGAACCGACCTTGCAGAGGCCCTCATACTTCCTGGTCTCGTGGTTGAGCTGGCTGAGATAATGGCCATATCAGAGATACTCATATCAAGGGAGATGAGGATACTTGGTGAGGTGCCAGTGGTTGAACACAGACCCATGGAACTTGAGGTCTTCAGGACCGCGCCGAACTTCCTGGCCCTAATCCTGATAGCCTACGGCGTGTTCCTGACGGGATTCACAGGGGGTGCCGTTGCCGGGGCGGGCATACTCTTCTATGTCGCTACCAGGAGGGCCAGGGGTCTTCCAGCAGTGGAGTGGGACGGTATCGCAGGTATATCCGGTGTAACATGGTGCCTCTGGCTTGCAGGGTTCCTGATATTCTTCATAGCCCCACAGCTCTGGCTCCCGGCGCTATTCATGTCAGGATGCGGCATACTCATAAAGGTCGCCAGCAAGATGGGCCTCATCGGGGTCCTTGCAAGGGAGGAGATCAGGGAAGCAGGGGGTGATGAGTGA
- a CDS encoding proton-conducting transporter membrane subunit, giving the protein MDIASLGGELLGQIPFGDIVLYLTPFNLFMFAAVLIFTFLIAISRTETQVETEFGTLGNRRVEVDTAEFRVRRFLAVVCGLATAGAMVTGDLFNFTLFVALIGIVNIGIVSAVRQVEVLDAAFQYGLIAMMASLPLFGGAALVLGSSGTLSLLELSGMAGNPMIVFASILLLMGVVGETGVAPFYATKAEMFRTPGSPFILIIHLSSLLVIVRAIEVLLIVSL; this is encoded by the coding sequence ATGGATATAGCGTCCCTGGGAGGTGAACTCCTCGGCCAGATACCCTTCGGTGATATCGTATTATACCTTACACCCTTCAACCTCTTCATGTTCGCAGCGGTACTCATATTCACCTTCCTCATAGCCATAAGCAGGACCGAGACCCAGGTTGAAACTGAATTCGGGACACTAGGTAACAGGCGCGTGGAGGTTGATACAGCTGAGTTCAGGGTCAGGCGGTTCCTTGCAGTTGTCTGTGGACTTGCAACTGCCGGTGCCATGGTGACGGGTGACCTCTTCAACTTCACCCTCTTCGTGGCGCTCATAGGTATCGTTAACATAGGTATAGTCTCGGCTGTGAGGCAGGTGGAGGTCCTTGACGCCGCCTTCCAGTATGGACTGATAGCCATGATGGCATCACTCCCACTCTTCGGCGGCGCTGCCCTGGTGCTGGGATCGTCAGGTACCCTGAGCCTCCTTGAACTCTCAGGGATGGCCGGGAACCCCATGATAGTCTTCGCATCCATCCTCCTCCTCATGGGGGTTGTCGGGGAGACGGGTGTCGCACCCTTCTATGCAACCAAGGCCGAGATGTTCCGTACACCCGGTTCACCCTTCATACTCATAATACACCTCAGCTCCCTCCTGGTGATCGTGAGGGCCATAGAGGTCCTGCTGATAGTTTCACTGTAG
- a CDS encoding DUF788 domain-containing protein, producing the protein MNRLRMGSLTALIISATGIIYALIFNPPSWVVYGVAIFLIPVFILSIGILSMARPEEDEAEDRVDEPFIGY; encoded by the coding sequence ATGAACAGGCTCAGAATGGGAAGTTTAACTGCACTCATAATTTCAGCTACAGGGATAATCTACGCCCTGATATTCAACCCACCATCATGGGTTGTATACGGTGTGGCCATATTCCTGATACCCGTCTTCATACTCTCCATAGGTATACTCTCCATGGCCAGGCCAGAGGAGGATGAGGCAGAGGACAGGGTCGATGAACCCTTCATAGGGTACTGA
- a CDS encoding respiratory chain complex I subunit 1 family protein — MNLMGNIIVNVLIAFLIGSLLLGFQRKVMARIQRRPGPPVIQHLLHTLKFYIKESSFPRTAAMPFYVAIAATLCGIWISAVIIGPVLEGSLLLFFGIYALHKIVEHNAGSSSGSPYGKLSCVRAVFSAAAEMPLFAVLAIIYLQTRTMIISDIIGYQSIHGPLLLKLPLAAMMFFVLILSKAPYSPFSITKGKDIISGYETEHFGVLRGYLMISESIAWYMLLWIFLTVFIGGLSLPLYILGMVIITTITAFINATTPMLNPNHSVAIQVILAFVGIAGSIVLMLLM, encoded by the coding sequence ATGAATCTGATGGGAAACATCATAGTGAATGTTCTTATAGCATTTCTCATAGGAAGCCTCCTTCTGGGCTTCCAGAGGAAGGTCATGGCAAGGATACAGAGAAGGCCGGGGCCCCCTGTGATACAGCACCTCCTCCACACCCTGAAGTTCTACATAAAGGAGTCCTCCTTCCCGAGGACGGCTGCCATGCCATTCTATGTTGCGATAGCAGCGACGCTATGCGGTATATGGATAAGTGCAGTTATAATCGGACCCGTGCTTGAGGGATCCCTCCTCCTCTTCTTTGGGATCTATGCCCTGCACAAGATAGTTGAACACAATGCAGGGTCATCATCAGGGTCACCCTACGGTAAGCTCAGCTGTGTCCGTGCGGTGTTTTCAGCTGCAGCAGAAATGCCGCTCTTCGCTGTCCTCGCGATCATATACCTCCAGACCAGGACCATGATAATATCTGATATCATAGGTTACCAGAGTATCCACGGGCCCCTGCTGCTGAAGCTGCCCCTGGCAGCCATGATGTTCTTTGTCCTGATCCTATCAAAGGCACCCTACTCACCGTTCTCCATCACCAAGGGGAAGGACATAATATCAGGTTATGAGACAGAGCACTTCGGGGTTCTGAGGGGGTACCTGATGATCTCGGAGTCAATAGCATGGTACATGCTGCTCTGGATATTCCTCACAGTCTTCATCGGTGGTCTGAGCCTGCCGCTCTACATACTCGGGATGGTGATAATCACAACCATAACGGCCTTCATAAATGCCACAACACCCATGCTGAACCCGAACCACTCGGTGGCCATACAGGTCATCCTGGCCTTCGTGGGTATCGCCGGTTCAATCGTCCTCATGCTTCTAATGTAG
- a CDS encoding energy-converting hydrogenase A, subunit K, whose translation MERDLTLLTALVAGGVIIVSLLAAIMQRMSLAVITILGVLFTVLLLMAGREGFSRFSEDLERAAFFVVLAMFMVSFIILYRPL comes from the coding sequence ATGGAAAGGGATCTTACCTTACTCACGGCACTGGTTGCAGGGGGCGTTATAATTGTGAGCCTCCTTGCAGCCATCATGCAGAGAATGTCCTTGGCTGTTATAACCATCCTTGGTGTTCTGTTCACGGTCCTGCTGCTAATGGCTGGCCGTGAAGGGTTCTCCAGGTTCTCAGAGGACCTCGAGAGGGCAGCATTCTTTGTGGTACTTGCAATGTTTATGGTATCATTCATAATACTTTACAGACCATTATAA
- a CDS encoding energy-converting hydrogenase subunit EhaL family protein has translation MIILYEIYLIYTVSFIAGSLMGLLLSYRKYREPFVDKKIDPLALVVAVAGWTVLVNAGHLALTDIMRTAGLFMVALVAGMRPGYGRYETLTGALLALLIWLISGTLGW, from the coding sequence GTGATAATCTTGTATGAAATATACCTCATATACACGGTTTCCTTTATCGCGGGTTCATTGATGGGTTTGCTCCTAAGTTACAGGAAGTACAGGGAGCCCTTCGTTGATAAGAAAATCGATCCCCTGGCCCTCGTGGTTGCAGTGGCAGGGTGGACTGTCCTTGTGAATGCAGGGCATCTGGCCCTCACTGATATAATGAGGACCGCGGGGCTCTTCATGGTGGCCCTGGTTGCAGGGATGAGGCCAGGATACGGCAGGTACGAGACCCTCACCGGGGCCCTCCTGGCCCTCCTGATCTGGCTGATTTCAGGGACTCTGGGGTGGTAA
- a CDS encoding DUF1959 domain-containing protein, with the protein MDEGELMRLMKRRILESYRWQEDVIKPLSRELEIDVEEFQDILMEKLDMSSLEALHPRFESARPRCIRDRLHSDLQLCWLVDVMEIISVDDAEALKDEITEMVLGGREYSEALTEGRRRIHEILRS; encoded by the coding sequence ATGGATGAAGGAGAACTCATGAGGCTGATGAAGAGGAGGATACTTGAGAGTTACCGCTGGCAGGAGGACGTTATAAAGCCACTATCCAGGGAACTTGAAATTGACGTTGAGGAATTCCAGGACATACTCATGGAGAAACTCGACATGTCGAGTCTGGAGGCCCTGCACCCCAGGTTCGAGTCGGCAAGGCCGAGGTGCATCAGGGATAGGCTCCACAGTGACCTCCAGCTCTGCTGGCTCGTGGATGTCATGGAGATAATAAGCGTGGATGATGCCGAGGCCCTCAAGGATGAGATCACAGAGATGGTCCTGGGAGGGAGGGAGTACTCCGAGGCCCTCACAGAGGGCAGGAGGAGGATCCATGAGATACTGAGATCATGA
- a CDS encoding NADH-quinone oxidoreductase subunit B family protein: MLDVLKSILRKTSIHVCLVNTGGCNGCDIEVLALLSPRYDLEQYGIYVHQNPREADVILVTGAVTEQWRDKLQRIYRKAPEPKIVVALGNCPISGDVFNQEGGSVYAPVSDFIPVDAEVPGCPPRPSEILEAILSVAPGAIAERGKKR; encoded by the coding sequence ATGTTGGATGTCCTTAAAAGTATTCTGAGGAAAACTTCAATCCATGTATGCCTTGTAAATACAGGGGGGTGCAACGGCTGCGATATAGAGGTCCTTGCACTCCTCTCACCAAGATATGACCTTGAACAGTACGGTATATACGTCCACCAGAACCCCAGGGAGGCCGATGTCATACTTGTAACCGGCGCGGTTACAGAGCAGTGGAGGGATAAACTCCAGAGGATATACCGCAAGGCCCCGGAGCCGAAGATAGTCGTGGCCCTGGGTAACTGCCCAATATCCGGTGACGTGTTCAACCAGGAGGGTGGAAGCGTCTATGCACCGGTCTCCGACTTCATACCGGTGGATGCAGAGGTTCCAGGCTGTCCACCCAGGCCATCAGAGATACTCGAGGCGATACTTTCGGTGGCGCCCGGGGCCATAGCAGAGAGGGGGAAGAAGAGATGA
- a CDS encoding nickel-dependent hydrogenase large subunit, which produces MILPLGPMHPGYKEPIRLKVKTRGERVLKAEIEYGYVHRGIERVMRNKTWQKAIYLSERVCGICSYIHTQTFAEAFEAISEAEAPPRAQFLRALTNELDRIQSHLIANSTYFKALDHETMFMYMLALREPVMDAIELLTGNRVNMGWNVVGGVRMDASESHLSRIRRIIVDLEREFDRYVEMFEHGPLMGLRSREVGYMSQEEAEKARAVGPTGRASGIRYDFREDHPTYRDHLDFRTVWRDEGDNFARIMNRFDEIRVSIDLIKQVIDNMPDGPVRRKVDVKAGYGEWRNEAPRGEVAYMIETNGNLIKNISIRTPSIMNIDACAKYMLRDVATVADAVATYASADPCIACAERVMVLDEESGEREILL; this is translated from the coding sequence ATGATACTGCCACTTGGACCCATGCACCCTGGATACAAGGAGCCCATAAGGCTCAAGGTTAAGACCCGGGGTGAAAGGGTTCTGAAAGCTGAGATAGAATACGGATACGTTCACAGGGGAATAGAGAGGGTTATGAGGAACAAGACCTGGCAGAAGGCCATCTACCTCTCTGAACGCGTCTGCGGGATATGTTCATATATACACACACAGACCTTTGCAGAGGCCTTCGAGGCCATATCAGAGGCCGAGGCACCGCCAAGGGCACAGTTTCTCCGTGCATTAACGAATGAGCTTGACAGGATACAGAGCCACCTAATAGCGAATTCAACCTACTTCAAGGCCCTGGACCATGAGACCATGTTCATGTACATGCTGGCCCTCAGGGAGCCTGTGATGGATGCCATCGAGCTCCTGACAGGTAACAGGGTTAACATGGGCTGGAACGTGGTTGGCGGTGTCAGGATGGACGCATCAGAGAGCCACCTCTCAAGGATAAGGAGGATCATAGTGGACCTTGAAAGGGAATTCGACCGCTACGTTGAAATGTTCGAGCATGGACCACTCATGGGCCTCAGGTCCAGGGAGGTGGGTTACATGAGCCAGGAGGAGGCAGAGAAGGCCAGGGCCGTTGGACCCACAGGGAGGGCCTCAGGTATAAGGTACGACTTCAGGGAGGACCACCCCACCTACAGGGACCACCTGGACTTCAGGACAGTCTGGAGGGATGAGGGTGACAACTTTGCAAGGATCATGAACAGGTTCGATGAGATAAGGGTCTCAATCGACCTCATAAAGCAGGTCATAGATAACATGCCAGATGGACCCGTCAGGAGGAAGGTCGATGTTAAGGCGGGTTACGGTGAGTGGAGGAACGAGGCACCCAGGGGGGAGGTGGCCTACATGATCGAGACCAACGGTAACCTCATAAAGAACATATCCATAAGGACCCCGAGCATAATGAACATTGACGCATGTGCAAAGTACATGCTGAGGGACGTTGCAACCGTCGCAGACGCCGTTGCAACCTATGCAAGCGCTGATCCATGCATAGCATGCGCAGAGAGGGTCATGGTTCTTGATGAAGAGAGTGGGGAGAGGGAGATACTCCTCTAA
- a CDS encoding 4Fe-4S binding protein, producing MSSVIWYLYEFARKSWAEKFANAHTEHEILEKPERFRDFPKVRKEYCIGCGACTTACPAPGAIRLVRDTDTAETEGQTYPVIVRGACIRCGFCAEVCPTDPKTIECGENHLIREEFTIVPSEKIYIIDDYLCIRCKKCMKACPVDAITEKDGRVEVDQSRCIACGECLEKCPVKGALKVIHVAYVEEQKMVINMAVNELESAIEERSEDIKKLEAGEVYRMNYPLKPLLERALDVLPDEEIVRDLLEKITDRLKMRIITWSPEKCVQCRLCVDECPSGAITYSEDEGIVRDPDKCLRCSTCYQTCPFGVAGYYVARFLIDESNGEEIVRITIKPAALPVK from the coding sequence ATGTCCTCTGTAATATGGTACCTCTACGAGTTTGCCCGTAAGTCATGGGCAGAGAAATTCGCCAATGCACACACAGAACACGAGATCCTTGAAAAACCAGAGAGATTCAGGGATTTCCCCAAGGTTAGGAAGGAGTACTGCATAGGCTGCGGGGCCTGCACAACGGCCTGTCCCGCCCCTGGCGCAATAAGGCTGGTCCGTGACACAGACACGGCTGAGACGGAGGGTCAGACCTACCCTGTCATAGTCAGGGGTGCGTGCATCAGGTGCGGATTCTGCGCCGAGGTCTGCCCAACCGACCCCAAGACCATCGAATGCGGAGAGAACCACCTCATAAGGGAAGAGTTCACCATAGTGCCCTCAGAGAAGATCTATATCATAGACGACTACCTCTGCATACGATGCAAGAAGTGCATGAAGGCCTGCCCGGTGGATGCAATAACCGAGAAGGACGGCAGGGTCGAGGTTGACCAGAGCAGGTGCATAGCCTGCGGTGAATGCCTCGAGAAGTGCCCTGTCAAGGGCGCCCTCAAGGTGATACACGTCGCCTACGTCGAGGAACAGAAGATGGTCATAAACATGGCTGTCAATGAACTGGAGTCAGCCATCGAGGAGAGGAGTGAGGATATAAAGAAACTCGAAGCAGGTGAAGTCTACAGGATGAACTACCCCCTCAAACCCCTCCTCGAGAGGGCCCTTGATGTCCTCCCAGATGAGGAGATAGTAAGGGACCTCCTGGAGAAGATAACAGACCGCCTCAAGATGCGCATCATAACATGGAGCCCCGAAAAATGTGTACAGTGCCGTCTGTGTGTGGATGAATGTCCATCAGGTGCCATAACCTACTCAGAGGATGAGGGAATCGTGAGGGACCCTGATAAGTGTCTCAGGTGCAGCACATGCTACCAGACATGCCCCTTCGGCGTTGCAGGCTACTATGTTGCAAGGTTCCTCATAGATGAATCCAATGGAGAAGAGATAGTGAGGATCACCATAAAACCGGCGGCTCTTCCTGTAAAGTGA